In one candidate division KSB1 bacterium genomic region, the following are encoded:
- a CDS encoding biotin transporter BioY, translating into MNIIKSGVNTPLKLLILSSFMAALTAVGAQIRIPMFPVPFTLQTLFVLLSGNLLGAIWGGYSMLLYLALGLIGFPVFAGTSGLGVVFTPTFGYLLSFPICAYWVGKRIDREKENKKSFRRIFIINVIGQIWIFGLGVPYLWLISKLYMGNHLPLKKALMVGFVMFIPGALIKAMVAAWITNHMKKGNLI; encoded by the coding sequence ATGAATATAATCAAATCCGGTGTCAACACACCGCTAAAATTATTAATCCTTTCCAGTTTTATGGCTGCGTTAACTGCGGTGGGTGCACAAATCCGTATTCCAATGTTTCCGGTTCCCTTTACGTTGCAAACGTTATTTGTATTATTATCGGGGAATTTATTGGGCGCTATTTGGGGCGGTTATAGCATGTTGTTATATCTCGCCTTAGGATTAATCGGCTTTCCGGTCTTTGCCGGAACATCAGGTTTGGGAGTTGTTTTTACCCCCACATTTGGATATTTACTTTCGTTTCCAATATGTGCCTATTGGGTCGGCAAAAGGATAGACAGAGAAAAAGAAAACAAAAAGAGTTTTAGGAGGATTTTTATTATTAATGTTATTGGGCAAATTTGGATTTTTGGTTTGGGAGTCCCTTATTTATGGCTAATTTCAAAGCTATATATGGGGAATCATCTCCCACTAAAAAAAGCATTGATGGTAGGTTTTGTTATGTTTATACCGGGAGCACTGATAAAAGCAATGGTTGCGGCCTGGATAACCAATCATATGAAAAAAGGAAATTTGATTTAG
- a CDS encoding patatin-like phospholipase family protein produces the protein MLLTIKIFSLTQQKLNFWVSSALLGIIFLFHTTDVGAFQPSKISLPTNSKSLQTELLFPRYRNLEPRIALVLSGGGARGIAHIGILKVLEENNIPIHYIAGTSMGSIVGGLFASGYSADEIWQQLSSILWQEIIEDKPQRTSLLFSKKQSENRHLLQIRLKGTKPYIPPAISPGQKMYNLLYQLVLNAPYHATNNYDNLKIPFRSVATDLIRGKTVLFDHGDLAQVMLASSAIPLLFSPVSIDTFLLVDGGVLANIPVPGIVEFNPDLIISIDTTSPLRPKDKILLPWQLADQVTTIMQVSQKNKARKESDIVITPILRNRTNTDFDSLEIVYQAGIDACRKSIGTIKKAIQNIVTTENFLDKKYYIANLTVNGSHSFEKNGFLPEVGTSVEKNKLLDTFQSLYNSGLVDSVYGLEVDSNAVEIFVTFSPILEEIKFTNNQQLSDSLLASIMRNKKGKSFNIHTWQLDREDILKLYRKNDFPLARIYKETLDRSLGILSIFIDEGKIESVNLSGNKRTRSSIILKEYGLKRGDYFRNSLSLKGVTNLYGMGLFDRVQLEYTWRNDKLYLNLRVGERPSTLVILSYNFSKDYEFQSLFQWLDHNLFGLGNQIKIGGIAGKRHLSGDLEIQFNQIFNSDFSFQFHNYSFQKRLYAFSQGDISGEYKEQRTGLRASFGKQLRRDGLLSTEFSVEKIRLKPVFGFGFPDYKDTLVSLKLQWVVDSLDKLPFPKNGRYNLFYYKMSPQFFGNRKSFFKIYSRFESYYSFLKRWTVSPKIVWAAAENTTPFPEFFDMGNNDHFYGFRLNELRGRRLIRANLELRYFMPSKIPIDTYFSIRYDLGAIWKNSSDQIVSKDFISGIGAKISFDLILGIFSFSYGENSKNGKDLSFDLGFQF, from the coding sequence TTGCTTTTAACAATCAAAATATTTTCTTTAACCCAGCAAAAACTTAATTTTTGGGTTAGCTCAGCACTTTTAGGGATTATCTTTCTCTTTCACACCACCGATGTCGGTGCATTTCAGCCCAGTAAAATTTCGCTGCCTACAAATTCCAAAAGCTTACAAACGGAGCTACTTTTTCCTCGTTATAGAAATTTAGAACCCAGAATTGCGTTGGTTCTTAGCGGCGGTGGTGCCCGGGGTATTGCTCACATCGGTATATTAAAAGTTCTTGAAGAGAACAATATCCCGATTCATTATATTGCCGGAACAAGTATGGGTAGTATTGTGGGAGGACTATTTGCTTCCGGGTACTCGGCTGACGAAATTTGGCAACAGTTGAGCAGCATTCTTTGGCAAGAAATCATCGAAGATAAACCACAACGAACAAGCCTGCTCTTTTCAAAAAAACAATCCGAAAACCGTCACTTGCTTCAAATTCGTTTAAAAGGCACAAAACCCTATATACCCCCGGCAATTTCTCCTGGCCAAAAAATGTATAACCTGCTTTACCAGTTGGTTCTCAACGCGCCATATCATGCAACAAATAATTATGATAACCTGAAAATACCCTTCCGTTCTGTTGCAACTGATTTAATCCGTGGAAAGACTGTTTTGTTTGATCATGGAGATCTTGCTCAAGTGATGTTGGCAAGTTCGGCCATTCCATTATTATTCTCTCCGGTTTCGATAGATACCTTCCTGCTTGTAGATGGCGGCGTTTTAGCAAATATCCCAGTTCCAGGAATAGTAGAATTTAATCCTGATTTGATCATTTCTATCGATACGACTTCTCCCCTTCGACCAAAAGATAAAATCCTTTTACCCTGGCAATTAGCCGACCAGGTTACAACCATTATGCAAGTCAGCCAGAAAAACAAAGCAAGAAAAGAGTCGGATATTGTAATAACACCAATTTTAAGGAATCGTACGAATACGGATTTTGATAGTCTCGAAATCGTTTACCAAGCCGGTATTGATGCATGCCGGAAATCTATCGGGACAATCAAAAAGGCAATTCAAAACATCGTAACAACCGAAAATTTTCTAGATAAAAAATATTACATTGCCAACCTCACGGTTAACGGCTCACACAGTTTTGAGAAAAATGGTTTTTTACCGGAAGTCGGGACCTCCGTAGAAAAAAACAAACTCTTAGATACATTTCAATCTCTATATAATTCCGGTCTTGTTGATTCCGTATACGGTTTGGAAGTAGATTCAAATGCGGTTGAAATCTTCGTTACATTTTCTCCTATTTTAGAAGAAATAAAATTTACTAACAACCAACAACTGTCAGATAGTCTTCTCGCTTCGATAATGAGAAACAAAAAGGGTAAGTCATTTAATATTCACACATGGCAGCTGGATCGTGAAGACATTTTAAAACTCTATCGAAAGAATGATTTTCCACTAGCCAGAATTTATAAGGAAACTTTGGATCGTTCTTTGGGCATTCTTTCCATCTTTATTGATGAAGGAAAAATCGAATCCGTCAATTTATCCGGAAACAAGAGAACTCGTTCTTCTATTATTCTGAAGGAATACGGTTTAAAAAGGGGTGATTATTTTCGTAACTCCTTGTCCCTTAAAGGGGTAACAAATCTTTACGGAATGGGGCTTTTTGATCGTGTTCAACTTGAATATACCTGGCGTAATGATAAACTTTATCTAAATTTACGCGTTGGAGAAAGACCGTCAACTTTAGTAATTTTAAGTTATAATTTCAGCAAGGATTACGAATTTCAATCTCTTTTTCAATGGCTCGATCACAATCTTTTCGGACTTGGTAATCAAATTAAGATCGGTGGAATTGCCGGAAAAAGACACCTTTCCGGAGATTTAGAAATTCAGTTTAATCAAATATTCAACTCAGATTTTTCATTTCAATTCCATAATTACTCTTTTCAAAAACGATTGTATGCTTTTTCACAAGGAGATATTTCCGGTGAGTATAAAGAACAACGCACCGGACTTCGTGCTTCATTTGGAAAACAGTTAAGGCGAGACGGCCTTTTGTCAACCGAATTCAGCGTAGAAAAAATTCGGCTGAAACCTGTCTTTGGATTCGGTTTTCCTGATTATAAGGACACCCTTGTTAGCCTAAAATTACAGTGGGTTGTTGACTCACTTGACAAATTGCCCTTTCCCAAAAATGGAAGATACAATCTGTTTTATTATAAAATGTCCCCCCAATTTTTTGGTAATAGAAAATCGTTTTTTAAAATCTATTCCAGGTTCGAATCTTACTATAGCTTTTTAAAACGATGGACCGTTAGTCCAAAAATTGTTTGGGCTGCTGCGGAGAATACGACACCCTTCCCGGAATTTTTCGATATGGGAAACAATGATCACTTTTATGGGTTTCGTTTAAATGAACTTCGCGGCCGGAGATTAATCCGAGCGAATTTGGAATTGCGCTATTTTATGCCGAGTAAAATACCAATTGATACTTATTTCTCTATTCGATACGATTTGGGGGCAATATGGAAAAACAGTTCAGATCAAATTGTAAGCAAGGATTTTATATCTGGGATTGGCGCTAAAATTTCTTTCGATTTAATCCTTGGTATCTTTTCTTTCAGCTATGGTGAAAATTCGAAGAATGGAAAAGACCTTTCTTTTGATTTAGGCTTTCAATTTTAA
- the gyrA gene encoding DNA gyrase subunit A produces the protein MSENRNRVIPVYIEEEMKKSYLDYSMSVIVARALPDVRDGLKPVHRRVLYGMRDLGLTPDKAYKKSARIVGEVLGKYHPHGDTAVYDSMVRMVQTFSLRYPLVDGQGNFGSVDGDSPAAMRYTEARLSKISMEILRDLEKNTVKFIPNFDETLEEPTVLPSVFPNLLVNGATGIAVGMATNIPPHNLNEIIDGLIILIDEPEADLDRLMTAIQGPDFPTAAIIYGSRELKQIYETGQGRVILRARANVETNKNGKESIIVTELPYQVNKARLQEKIAHLIQTKKVEGISDIRDESDRDGMRIVLDLKRDAVAEVVLNQLYKHTQMQTTFGVNLLALVNGEPKTLNLHEALQHFIDFRHEVVVKRTQFDLEKAEKRAHILEGLKIALDNIDAIIALIKKSKNPSDAKENLMEQFKLSEIQAQAILEMRLQRLTGLERKKIEDENLEIIKQIALLKSVLESKALRMKIIKDELLELKDRFGDARRTEIFHIVEEFDLEDLIAEEDMVVTISHRGFIKRFPVTGYRRQIRGGKGSTGASNTEEDFVEQLFVASTHHYVLFFTTEGRCYWQKVYDIPQSGRATKGRAIVNLLQLNKNEFVRAAITVRQFDDKHSIVFATKKGIIKKTKLSAFSKPRRGGIAAITIREEDRLIDAKMTDGTQEIILATKKGKAVRFAEKEVRNMGRTAAGVKGVKLASDDQVIGMVTVMRGATLLVVSENGYGKRSNVPDYRITRRGGKGVIAVKTTEKIGKLVSIRCVYETEDLMIITSNGLIIRLPIKTIPIIGRNTQGVRLIRLNPGDKVADVAALMEGEES, from the coding sequence ATGTCTGAAAATAGAAATAGAGTCATTCCGGTTTATATCGAAGAAGAGATGAAAAAGTCCTATTTGGATTATTCGATGTCCGTGATTGTTGCTCGAGCGTTGCCGGACGTTCGTGATGGATTGAAACCGGTACACAGGAGGGTTTTATATGGTATGCGAGACTTGGGTTTAACCCCGGATAAAGCTTATAAAAAAAGTGCAAGGATTGTTGGCGAGGTTCTAGGAAAGTACCACCCCCATGGCGATACAGCAGTTTATGATAGTATGGTAAGAATGGTCCAAACATTTTCTCTTCGGTATCCACTGGTTGATGGTCAAGGAAACTTTGGTTCTGTAGATGGTGATTCACCGGCAGCTATGCGGTATACCGAAGCTAGATTATCGAAGATTTCAATGGAGATTTTGCGGGATCTTGAAAAAAACACGGTTAAATTTATTCCGAATTTTGATGAAACCTTAGAAGAACCGACGGTTTTACCATCGGTCTTTCCAAATTTACTTGTGAATGGAGCAACCGGAATTGCTGTCGGAATGGCCACAAATATTCCGCCTCATAACTTAAACGAAATTATCGATGGATTAATCATTTTAATAGATGAACCGGAAGCAGATTTAGATCGTTTAATGACAGCTATTCAAGGCCCGGATTTTCCAACAGCAGCGATTATTTATGGAAGCAGGGAATTAAAGCAAATTTATGAAACAGGTCAGGGTAGGGTCATTTTGCGGGCACGGGCTAATGTTGAAACAAATAAAAACGGTAAAGAAAGTATTATTGTAACCGAGTTACCCTACCAGGTGAATAAAGCAAGATTGCAAGAAAAAATAGCTCACTTGATTCAGACGAAAAAAGTTGAAGGAATTAGTGATATCAGGGACGAATCGGATCGTGACGGAATGCGTATTGTCCTGGATTTAAAGCGGGATGCAGTAGCAGAAGTCGTGTTAAATCAACTATATAAGCATACACAAATGCAAACGACCTTTGGGGTGAATCTTCTTGCATTAGTTAACGGCGAACCCAAGACACTTAATTTACATGAAGCACTCCAGCATTTTATTGATTTTCGCCATGAAGTAGTAGTAAAAAGAACACAATTTGACCTGGAGAAAGCGGAAAAACGCGCCCACATTTTGGAAGGTTTAAAAATCGCATTAGACAATATTGATGCGATCATTGCACTCATTAAAAAATCTAAGAATCCAAGTGATGCAAAAGAAAATTTAATGGAACAATTTAAGCTTTCCGAAATACAGGCACAGGCAATATTAGAAATGCGTTTACAGAGATTGACCGGCCTGGAAAGAAAGAAAATAGAAGATGAAAACTTGGAGATAATAAAACAAATCGCACTTTTGAAAAGTGTCTTGGAAAGCAAAGCATTAAGAATGAAAATTATTAAAGATGAACTTTTGGAGCTAAAAGATAGATTTGGTGATGCAAGACGAACCGAGATTTTCCACATTGTAGAAGAATTTGATCTGGAAGATTTGATTGCCGAAGAGGATATGGTCGTTACAATTTCTCATAGAGGTTTTATCAAACGATTCCCGGTTACCGGTTATAGAAGGCAAATTCGGGGAGGTAAAGGCTCCACCGGTGCTTCCAATACGGAAGAAGATTTTGTCGAACAATTATTCGTGGCTTCCACTCACCACTACGTTCTGTTCTTTACGACAGAAGGTCGGTGTTATTGGCAAAAAGTTTATGATATTCCCCAATCAGGCCGTGCAACCAAGGGGCGGGCCATTGTAAATTTACTGCAACTGAATAAGAACGAATTCGTTCGAGCAGCGATTACGGTGAGACAATTTGATGATAAACACAGTATTGTTTTTGCCACAAAGAAAGGTATTATTAAGAAAACCAAATTAAGCGCTTTCAGTAAACCTCGGCGTGGTGGTATTGCCGCTATTACTATTAGAGAAGAGGATAGGCTGATCGATGCAAAAATGACAGACGGAACACAGGAAATTATTCTGGCCACCAAAAAAGGCAAAGCGGTAAGATTTGCCGAAAAAGAAGTTCGAAACATGGGACGAACCGCTGCTGGTGTAAAGGGAGTAAAATTAGCTTCGGACGATCAGGTGATTGGAATGGTAACTGTCATGCGCGGAGCAACTCTTCTTGTAGTGTCTGAAAATGGCTATGGAAAACGAAGTAATGTACCAGATTACAGAATTACTCGTCGTGGCGGAAAAGGTGTAATCGCTGTCAAAACCACGGAAAAAATAGGTAAGTTGGTTTCAATTCGTTGTGTCTACGAAACGGAAGATTTGATGATTATTACATCTAATGGTCTCATCATACGTTTACCGATTAAGACCATTCCGATTATTGGCAGAAACACACAGGGCGTTCGACTAATCAGGCTAAACCCAGGAGATAAAGTGGCTGATGTTGCCGCTTTAATGGAAGGTGAGGAGAGTTAG
- the gyrB gene encoding DNA topoisomerase (ATP-hydrolyzing) subunit B → MVVKEKETKLSKQTTYDADKITVLKGLEAVRKRPAMYIGDISQRGLHHLVYEVLDNSIDEAMAGFCNRIYLTIHKDESITVIDNGRGIPVDIHPGMKKPAVEVVMTTLHAGGKFDQSSYKVSGGLHGVGVSVVNGLSEWLKVEVYRDGKIYSIDFKRGKVSTPLRVTGSRKKTGTKIHFLADSKIFSKVSFQYEILIQRIRELAFLNSEVTFYVTDERTDKKEEFHYEGGLIDFIHYSEENKNTIHKQPIYFHGSRDDVDVEIALQYDDSYTENIFSYVNNIPTQEGGTHLVGFKTSLTRTINNYANKNNLLKNDDAALTGEDVREGLTAVISIKVLDPQFEGQTKTKLGNSEVRGIVESICGEKLGLFFEQNPPILKRIVEKCVIAARARDAAKKARELTRRKTSLEGSGLPGKLADCSIRDPEHTEIYLVEGDSAGGSAKQGRDRRFQAILPLKGKILNVEKTRLDKIVANDEIRTLVTALGTGIGTDEFDPEKVRYHKIIIMTDADVDGAHIRTLLLTFFFRYMKELIELGRIYIAQPPLYRIKNGKEEFYAYDDDERDEYFKKVNKKSITIQRYKGLGEMNPDQLWHTTMDPDNRTILQVTIEEAFEADHIFNTLMGDKVEPRRKFIEENAKYVQNLDV, encoded by the coding sequence ATGGTAGTAAAGGAAAAAGAGACAAAGTTATCCAAACAAACGACATATGATGCAGATAAGATAACCGTTTTGAAAGGTTTGGAAGCAGTTCGAAAAAGACCGGCAATGTATATTGGCGACATATCTCAAAGAGGCTTGCATCATTTGGTGTATGAAGTTCTCGACAACAGTATTGATGAAGCGATGGCGGGATTTTGCAATAGGATTTATCTAACAATTCACAAGGATGAAAGCATTACTGTTATAGATAATGGCCGGGGAATACCTGTAGATATTCATCCTGGAATGAAAAAGCCCGCTGTTGAAGTTGTAATGACAACCTTACATGCCGGTGGTAAGTTTGATCAATCCTCCTATAAAGTTTCGGGTGGTTTGCATGGTGTCGGTGTTTCTGTTGTTAATGGATTATCAGAATGGTTGAAGGTTGAAGTTTACAGGGATGGGAAAATATATTCGATTGATTTTAAGAGAGGTAAAGTAAGTACTCCATTAAGGGTAACCGGTTCACGAAAAAAAACAGGTACCAAAATACATTTTCTGGCAGATTCGAAGATATTTAGTAAAGTAAGTTTTCAATATGAGATTTTAATCCAGCGAATAAGGGAGCTGGCTTTTTTAAATTCAGAAGTTACCTTTTACGTTACGGATGAGCGAACGGATAAAAAAGAAGAATTTCATTATGAAGGCGGATTAATTGATTTCATTCATTATTCAGAAGAAAACAAGAATACAATTCATAAACAACCTATATATTTTCATGGATCCCGTGATGATGTGGATGTTGAAATAGCCCTTCAATATGATGATTCTTACACTGAAAATATATTTTCGTATGTAAACAATATTCCAACTCAAGAAGGAGGAACGCATCTTGTTGGTTTTAAGACTTCTTTAACACGAACCATTAATAATTATGCCAATAAAAATAATCTTCTTAAAAATGATGATGCAGCGCTAACGGGAGAAGATGTTCGCGAAGGATTAACAGCTGTTATCAGCATCAAAGTATTAGATCCACAATTTGAGGGCCAGACAAAAACAAAGCTCGGCAATAGTGAAGTTAGAGGAATAGTAGAATCTATATGCGGTGAAAAACTGGGACTCTTTTTTGAACAAAATCCACCAATTCTGAAAAGAATTGTAGAAAAATGTGTTATTGCCGCACGAGCCAGGGATGCAGCAAAAAAGGCCAGAGAATTAACACGAAGAAAAACGTCGTTGGAGGGCAGCGGTTTACCGGGCAAGCTTGCCGATTGTTCAATAAGAGATCCGGAACATACCGAAATTTACCTGGTTGAGGGTGACTCTGCAGGCGGCTCGGCGAAACAAGGTCGGGATAGAAGGTTTCAGGCAATATTGCCACTTAAGGGTAAAATATTAAATGTTGAGAAAACGCGGTTGGATAAGATTGTTGCAAATGATGAAATTCGAACCCTGGTTACAGCCCTAGGTACCGGAATAGGTACAGATGAATTTGACCCAGAAAAAGTACGTTATCATAAAATTATTATAATGACCGATGCCGATGTGGATGGGGCTCATATCCGAACATTGTTATTAACCTTTTTCTTTCGTTACATGAAAGAATTAATAGAGTTAGGCAGAATCTATATTGCCCAGCCGCCTTTATATAGAATTAAAAATGGCAAAGAAGAATTTTATGCTTACGATGATGATGAAAGAGATGAGTATTTCAAAAAGGTAAATAAAAAATCCATAACCATTCAAAGATACAAAGGTCTTGGTGAAATGAATCCGGATCAACTTTGGCATACAACGATGGATCCGGATAATCGAACAATCCTCCAAGTAACAATTGAAGAGGCTTTCGAAGCAGATCATATTTTCAATACATTGATGGGAGATAAAGTAGAGCCTCGCAGAAAATTTATTGAAGAAAATGCTAAATATGTACAAAACCTAGATGTTTAA
- a CDS encoding DUF721 domain-containing protein, whose translation MVQNNFSAINDIIKNIIKKYELEKIVLEGQTVKEWNNVVGTRISKVTKAIKVSDGKLFVQVLNNSWRTELMLLRLEIKKNINNQVGSDFIKDIIFV comes from the coding sequence ATGGTTCAAAATAATTTTTCTGCGATTAATGATATCATTAAAAATATCATTAAGAAATATGAACTGGAAAAAATAGTTCTCGAAGGGCAGACAGTAAAAGAATGGAATAATGTTGTAGGAACAAGAATTTCAAAAGTTACTAAAGCCATCAAAGTGTCTGATGGAAAATTATTTGTTCAGGTACTAAACAATAGTTGGCGAACAGAGCTTATGTTACTCAGATTGGAAATTAAAAAAAATATTAATAACCAAGTTGGCAGTGATTTTATAAAAGATATTATTTTTGTTTAA
- a CDS encoding DNA replication/repair protein RecF, producing MILRNLNVENFRNFSSKKYNFCDSINVVYGLNGFGKSNLLEAISVVCLSKSFRTRNDANLIQFQKDNFRLTANIYLDSGIEKNIQIYYDTKLGKQIRIDHSKIESLSELIGSFPIVILTPEDDSITSGPPFERRRFINFVLSQLDKDYFKLLQEYVRILKQRNKILQDAKKSRYKFLDKIEPWDEELFHKSKAISLKRKEFLKDLELYAIPIHKEITSYVENFSISYKPNFDLDLNDYQDFKEVLEKNRNLEIIRGSTIIGPHLDEITFFIDEHEVRKYASRGQHRCFLLSLKIAEFKILRDKKLENPIFLLDDVYSEIDEIREKAVTEYFLELKQIFLSTHQSDISIELKPIYNKKIEYINIQSESFEDKVLEQNN from the coding sequence TTGATTTTAAGGAATTTGAATGTTGAAAATTTCAGAAATTTTTCCAGCAAAAAATATAATTTTTGTGATTCTATAAATGTCGTTTATGGTTTAAATGGTTTTGGAAAATCCAATTTATTGGAAGCTATTTCTGTTGTTTGTTTGAGTAAAAGTTTTCGTACACGAAATGATGCTAATTTAATTCAATTTCAAAAAGACAATTTTAGATTAACAGCAAATATTTATTTAGACAGTGGTATAGAGAAAAATATTCAGATTTATTATGATACAAAATTGGGAAAGCAAATTAGAATTGATCATTCTAAAATTGAATCATTGTCTGAATTGATTGGATCATTTCCGATTGTAATATTAACACCGGAAGATGATTCGATAACTTCTGGCCCACCATTTGAGCGAAGAAGATTTATAAATTTCGTATTGTCCCAACTTGATAAAGATTACTTTAAACTTTTACAAGAATATGTTCGGATTTTGAAACAGCGAAATAAAATTTTGCAGGATGCGAAAAAAAGCAGGTATAAATTTTTAGATAAAATTGAACCATGGGATGAAGAATTGTTTCACAAATCGAAAGCCATTTCGTTGAAGAGAAAGGAATTTTTGAAAGATTTAGAATTGTATGCAATTCCAATTCATAAGGAAATAACTTCGTATGTAGAAAATTTTTCTATTAGTTATAAACCAAATTTTGATCTTGATTTAAATGATTATCAGGATTTCAAAGAGGTGTTGGAAAAAAATAGAAATTTGGAAATAATCAGGGGCAGTACAATTATAGGACCACACCTGGATGAAATAACTTTTTTTATTGATGAACATGAAGTTCGTAAATATGCATCGAGAGGCCAGCATCGCTGTTTTTTATTGTCATTGAAAATTGCAGAGTTCAAAATTTTAAGGGATAAGAAACTTGAAAATCCTATATTTTTATTAGATGATGTTTATAGTGAAATTGACGAAATAAGGGAAAAAGCGGTTACGGAATATTTTTTGGAACTAAAACAAATTTTTTTGTCTACTCACCAAAGTGATATTAGCATCGAACTTAAACCGATTTATAACAAAAAAATTGAATATATCAATATTCAAAGCGAGTCTTTTGAGGATAAAGTTTTGGAACAGAATAATTAA